In Candidatus Niyogibacteria bacterium, a single genomic region encodes these proteins:
- the tsf gene encoding elongation factor Ts (EF-Ts; functions during elongation stage of protein translation; forms a dimer; associates with EF-Tu-GDP complex and promotes exchange of GDP to GTP resulting in regeneration of the active form of EF-Tu): MKNNLDIVKKLREETNVSVMACKKALERAEGDFSRALAFLKRESAGIADKKSDRRTSSGLVASYIHLGGKIGVLAEVRCETDFVARNDAFKEFAGNIAMHIAAMDPHFLSLDQAPLEIKKEMREIFEKEAAETGKPAEIKEKIVNGKLETYLKEKSLYSQFYVKNQDITVEEYIKETIQKFGENIVVSRFARFVV, from the coding sequence ATGAAGAATAATTTAGATATTGTTAAAAAATTAAGAGAAGAAACCAATGTTTCGGTAATGGCTTGTAAAAAAGCTTTAGAACGAGCGGAAGGCGATTTTAGCCGGGCTTTGGCGTTTTTGAAAAGAGAGAGCGCCGGAATCGCGGACAAGAAGAGTGACCGCCGGACCAGTTCCGGTTTAGTGGCGTCTTATATCCATTTGGGAGGAAAAATAGGCGTTTTGGCGGAAGTAAGATGCGAGACCGATTTTGTGGCGCGAAATGACGCTTTTAAAGAATTTGCCGGAAATATCGCGATGCATATCGCGGCGATGGATCCCCATTTTTTGTCTTTAGATCAGGCGCCGTTGGAAATTAAAAAAGAAATGAGGGAAATTTTTGAAAAAGAGGCCGCGGAAACGGGCAAACCAGCGGAAATAAAAGAAAAAATTGTTAACGGCAAACTGGAAACTTATCTAAAAGAAAAAAGCCTTTATTCCCAGTTTTACGTCAAAAATCAGGATATTACGGTGGAAGAATATATCAAGGAAACTATCCAGAAATTCGGCGAGAACATCGTTGTTTCCCGTTTTGCGCGCTTTGTTGTTTAG
- a CDS encoding ABC transporter permease subunit: MLILCYESCSANVQVLMKKPRHIIYHSRIHLLITIGIIFIPFVFLLLFSQYAKISTAKLFANLFVSFLRLLAAYLIAAVLAWTSAVLLYRGRRALVALPIFDVLQSFPTFAALPLAVYLWGPSAITVIVFLILTIIWPIFFSLISSLKLMRKDWEEAAAIAGLRGFDYLRRFLWPISLPGLITGSIIGLGEGWEALVATEIIVAARTGLGSFFSLYAQDTFITVFGIIGLLLFIFSVNKIFWLPLLERSHRLMEE, translated from the coding sequence ATGTTAATATTATGTTATGAAAGTTGTTCTGCTAACGTTCAAGTCCTCATGAAAAAACCGCGGCACATTATTTATCATTCACGGATACATCTTTTAATAACTATCGGAATAATTTTTATTCCTTTTGTTTTTCTTTTACTCTTTTCGCAATATGCAAAAATTAGCACCGCGAAGCTCTTCGCCAATCTTTTTGTTTCTTTCTTAAGACTGCTCGCCGCATATCTTATCGCGGCTGTACTTGCTTGGACGAGCGCAGTCTTACTTTATCGGGGGCGGCGAGCTCTTGTCGCGCTTCCTATTTTTGATGTCTTGCAGAGTTTTCCGACTTTCGCGGCCTTGCCGCTCGCAGTTTATCTCTGGGGGCCGTCAGCAATAACCGTTATCGTATTTTTAATTTTGACTATTATCTGGCCGATTTTTTTCTCGCTTATCAGTTCTTTAAAGCTTATGCGTAAAGATTGGGAAGAAGCCGCGGCCATTGCGGGACTTCGCGGTTTTGATTATCTTCGCCGGTTTCTCTGGCCAATCAGCCTTCCCGGCCTTATCACCGGGTCAATTATTGGCCTGGGCGAAGGATGGGAAGCTTTGGTTGCCACGGAAATAATCGTAGCGGCGCGGACCGGACTCGGCAGTTTTTTCTCTCTCTATGCTCAAGACACCTTCATAACTGTGTTTGGAATAATTGGGCTTCTTCTCTTTATATTCAGCGTTAATAAAATATTTTGGCTTCCGCTTCTTGAGCGAAGCCATCGTTTGATGGAAGAATAA
- a CDS encoding VTT domain-containing protein has translation MNSIIFSYLTHWRSLGYALVFIGMIIEGDIILFTSSFLAHQGFFNIGDLMFFALAGVLIGDLLWYLLGCLMDNHINNNSNLSFVARWIARIAKPLDAHLLNRSYRTIFISKFAFGFHHALLTRLGMLRFSWKKFIKIDFISAVPWMIIVGGLGYFSGAAFFASKHYLRLAETGLLITLVLFLAIEHFVIKKLKL, from the coding sequence ATGAACTCGATTATCTTTTCATATCTTACACATTGGCGAAGTTTGGGGTATGCGCTTGTATTTATCGGGATGATAATTGAAGGAGACATTATTTTGTTTACTTCTTCGTTTCTTGCGCATCAAGGTTTTTTTAATATCGGCGATTTAATGTTCTTTGCATTGGCCGGCGTATTAATAGGAGATTTACTGTGGTATTTGCTCGGCTGCCTGATGGATAATCATATTAATAATAATTCCAATTTATCTTTTGTAGCCCGCTGGATAGCAAGAATCGCGAAGCCGCTTGACGCTCATCTTCTTAATCGTTCATACCGCACTATTTTTATTTCAAAATTTGCATTCGGCTTTCATCATGCGCTCTTAACGCGTTTAGGCATGCTTCGCTTTTCTTGGAAAAAATTTATTAAAATTGATTTTATTTCCGCTGTGCCTTGGATGATTATAGTCGGCGGGCTCGGATATTTTTCTGGAGCAGCTTTTTTTGCTTCAAAACATTATCTTCGGTTAGCGGAAACAGGATTATTAATTACGCTTGTTCTTTTTCTTGCTATTGAACATTTCGTAATAAAGAAACTGAAACTTTGA